From one Larimichthys crocea isolate SSNF chromosome XVIII, L_crocea_2.0, whole genome shotgun sequence genomic stretch:
- the LOC104928680 gene encoding CD209 antigen-like protein E yields MEEIYVNVESVCEKSVKPNQTGKNIQADGKANSARRFHGVVICLGLLIICLLAGLIGLSVYYYNSIQSSDAELSNIKAVLTELLQASENKSASLTEEKRLLNSSLTELAKELNRLRHICPAGWTQFSCACYLHSNDSGSWQKARDDCRKRGADLVVIGSTVEQTFISGFTKEGTMAWIGLTDEVKEGTWKWINGNSTTLKFWRNQQPDNGGGPQIQENCAHIISKVNEINNWNDLGCDKSLTWICEQYIIQQY; encoded by the exons ATGGAGGAAATCTATGTCAATGTTGAGTCTGTCTGTGAAAAATCTGTCAAACCAAATCAGACAGGTAAGAATATTCAAGCAGACGGAAAGGCCAATTCAGCAAGGAGATTTCATGGAGTCGTCATTTGCCTGGGGCTGCTGATTATTTGTCTGCTGGCTGGACTCATTGGCCTCAGTGTCTACT ACTATAACTCCATACAGAGTTCAGATGCAGAACTCTCCAATATCAAAGCCGTACTGACTGAGCTTCTCCAGGCCAGTGAAAACAAGTCTGCTTCCCTGACTGAAGAGAAACGTCTGCTGAATTCTAGCCTCACTGAACTGGCTAAAGAGCTGAACAGGCTGA GACATATTTGTCCTGCTGGATGGACCCAGTTCAGCTGTGCCTGTTATCTCCACTCCAATGATTCTGGTTCCTGGCAAAAGGCCAGAGATGATTGcagaaagagaggagcagaTCTGGTGGTCATTGGCAGTACTGTGGAacag ACCTTCATCTCTGGCTTCACTAAGGAAGGAACCATGGCTTGGATTGGTTTGACTGACGAAGTCAAAGAGGGCACCTGGAAATGGATTAATGGAAATTCAACTACCCTAAA GTTCTGGCGTAATCAACAGCCTGATAATGGTGGTGGACCTCAAATACAAGAAAACTGTGCCCATATTATAAGCAAAGTGAATGAGATCAATAACTGGAATGATTTGGGTTGTGATAAAAGTCTGACATGGATCTGCGAGCAATATATAATACAGCAATATTAG